In one Aromatoleum aromaticum EbN1 genomic region, the following are encoded:
- a CDS encoding sigma-54-dependent Fis family transcriptional regulator, with the protein MTPLSLTEARRRFLDGADLPPCSVPESILRSWRRCQGLGLDVGRWRPPSRLTESELSDRRDENADWLQLARPTIDALFDSVLDDGHVLIVADRSGLILDEMGHPDFLDRAERVALMPGMDWREDVRGTNAIGTALVLGGAATVRGGEHFLERNRQLSCTAQAIHDPQGQLLGVIDVSGQPRRLHDAHRLQVEAAVRHIEQRLFDRQTARLHELRLASEPALLATPRCGRLGFDDEGVLRAANRVALASLGLDRTALGRSRFVDLCGQSLEHWLSRHDTHVASLRHAGGVLSARLLLARPPAELAVPRRESSGRSRETPSAGSANAATGMLGVGLPAGLLDTARRLLDADIPVLLLGETGVGKERFVQALHAGCSRRGRPLVAVNCAAIPEGLIESELFGYEEGAFTGARRQGSKGRLREADGGVLFLDEIGDMPASLQARLLRVLQERVVQPLGGGAGQRIDVRIVAATHRDLAHEVAGGRFRADLYYRLGHYPLRLPPLRERGDVAQIAAALLADHGGAQRGITLSPELAAFVRRYPWPGNLRQLDNLLCTLLALVDDGTLLTPTHLPDTLRDDAAPQAGGDAALQAALARHGGNASAAARALGISRSTLYRRLGRG; encoded by the coding sequence GTGACGCCGCTTTCCCTGACCGAAGCCCGCCGCCGCTTTCTCGACGGCGCCGATCTGCCGCCGTGCAGCGTGCCTGAATCGATCCTGCGCTCATGGCGCCGCTGTCAGGGGCTCGGGCTCGACGTCGGCCGCTGGCGGCCGCCGTCGCGGCTCACCGAGTCCGAGCTGTCGGACCGGCGCGACGAGAACGCCGACTGGCTGCAGCTCGCGCGACCGACGATCGACGCGCTGTTCGACAGCGTGCTCGACGACGGCCACGTCCTGATCGTCGCCGACCGCAGCGGGCTGATCCTCGACGAGATGGGCCACCCCGACTTCCTCGATCGCGCCGAACGCGTCGCGCTGATGCCCGGCATGGACTGGCGCGAGGACGTGCGCGGGACGAACGCGATCGGTACCGCGCTCGTGCTGGGCGGTGCGGCGACCGTGCGTGGTGGAGAGCATTTCCTCGAGCGTAACCGGCAGCTGTCGTGCACAGCGCAGGCGATCCACGACCCGCAGGGGCAGCTTCTCGGCGTGATCGACGTCTCCGGCCAACCGCGCCGGCTGCACGACGCGCATCGGCTGCAGGTCGAAGCGGCGGTGCGCCATATCGAGCAGCGGCTGTTCGACCGGCAGACTGCGCGGCTGCACGAGCTGCGGCTCGCGTCCGAGCCGGCGCTGCTCGCGACGCCGCGCTGCGGTCGGCTGGGCTTCGACGACGAGGGCGTGCTGCGCGCGGCCAACCGCGTCGCTCTCGCGTCGCTCGGGCTGGACCGGACGGCGCTCGGCCGCAGCCGTTTCGTCGACCTGTGCGGCCAGAGTCTGGAACACTGGCTCAGCCGTCACGACACGCATGTCGCATCGCTGCGCCACGCGGGCGGCGTGCTGTCGGCGCGGCTGCTGCTCGCGCGGCCGCCGGCCGAACTGGCCGTTCCCCGACGAGAATCGTCCGGAAGAAGTCGGGAAACGCCATCCGCAGGGTCGGCGAACGCGGCGACCGGCATGCTCGGCGTCGGTTTGCCGGCGGGCCTGCTCGACACCGCGCGCCGCCTGCTCGACGCCGACATCCCGGTGCTGCTGCTCGGCGAGACCGGCGTCGGCAAGGAGCGCTTCGTGCAGGCGTTGCATGCCGGCTGCAGTCGCCGCGGCCGCCCGCTCGTCGCGGTCAACTGCGCGGCGATTCCCGAAGGGCTGATCGAATCGGAGCTGTTCGGTTACGAGGAGGGCGCCTTCACCGGCGCGCGCCGCCAGGGCAGCAAAGGCCGGCTGCGCGAGGCCGACGGCGGCGTGCTGTTTCTCGACGAGATCGGCGACATGCCGGCGAGCCTGCAGGCGCGCTTGCTGCGGGTGCTGCAGGAGCGGGTCGTGCAGCCGCTCGGGGGCGGTGCCGGCCAACGAATCGATGTGCGCATCGTCGCCGCGACCCACCGCGACCTCGCCCACGAAGTCGCTGGCGGGCGCTTTCGGGCCGATCTCTACTACCGGCTTGGTCATTACCCGCTGCGGCTGCCGCCGCTGCGCGAGCGCGGCGATGTCGCGCAGATCGCCGCGGCGTTGCTGGCCGATCACGGCGGCGCGCAGCGCGGCATCACGCTGTCGCCGGAGCTGGCCGCTTTCGTCCGCCGCTACCCGTGGCCAGGCAACCTCAGGCAGCTGGACAACCTGCTGTGCACGCTGCTCGCGCTCGTCGACGACGGCACGCTACTGACGCCGACCCATCTGCCCGACACGCTGCGTGACGATGCCGCACCGCAAGCCGGGGGCGACGCCGCACTGCAGGCGGCGCTCGCCCGTCATGGCGGCAACGCCAGCGCGGCCGCGCGCGCGCTCGGCATCAGCCGCAGCACGCTGTACCGTCGCCTCGGCCGGGGCTGA
- a CDS encoding aldehyde dehydrogenase family protein: MTLVRDKLFIDGRWVAAQGGGFIDVIDPSDASVYARIPEGVPADAEAAIAAARGAFDSWSRTSPAERAQYLERIAAGFQARSDELADAIAHEVGMPLKMASRIQVGGPLWSWQHYAKLAREFEWEARVGNSLVVREPVGVVGAITPWNFPLNQITLKVAPALAAGCTVVLKPSEVAPINAFILAEIIEAAGLPAGVFNLVTGYGPVVGEVLASDPRVDMVSFTGSTHAGRRVAELAAATVKKVALELGGKSAAIVLDDADLAAAVKGTVSNCLLNSGQTCSAHTRMIVPRAKVDEAATLAAAAASSFKVGPALAEGSRLGPLVSQAQRDRVVGYIRRGLDEGARLACGGVDAAPAGAGFFVAPTVLVVEDPKATVAQEEIFGPVLVIVPHDGDEDAILLANDSIYGLAGSVWAGTDEHALAVARRIRTGQVDVNGAPWNPLAPFGGYRQSGLGRENGVYGLEEFLEYKAIQLRPR, encoded by the coding sequence ATGACTCTGGTACGCGACAAGCTTTTCATCGACGGCCGCTGGGTCGCTGCGCAAGGCGGCGGCTTCATCGACGTCATCGACCCGAGCGACGCGTCGGTCTACGCCCGCATCCCCGAAGGCGTGCCGGCGGACGCCGAAGCGGCGATCGCCGCGGCGCGTGGCGCGTTCGATTCGTGGTCGCGCACGTCCCCGGCCGAACGCGCGCAATACCTCGAACGCATCGCCGCCGGCTTCCAGGCGCGCAGCGACGAACTCGCGGATGCGATCGCGCACGAAGTGGGCATGCCGCTGAAAATGGCATCGCGCATCCAGGTCGGCGGCCCGCTGTGGAGTTGGCAGCACTACGCGAAGCTCGCGCGCGAGTTCGAATGGGAAGCGCGCGTCGGCAATTCGCTCGTCGTGCGCGAGCCGGTCGGCGTCGTCGGCGCGATCACGCCGTGGAACTTCCCGCTCAACCAGATCACGCTGAAAGTCGCGCCGGCGCTCGCCGCCGGCTGCACCGTCGTGCTGAAGCCGTCCGAAGTCGCGCCGATCAACGCGTTCATCCTCGCCGAGATCATCGAGGCAGCGGGGCTACCGGCCGGCGTCTTCAACCTCGTCACCGGCTATGGCCCGGTCGTCGGCGAAGTGCTCGCGTCGGACCCGCGCGTCGACATGGTGTCTTTCACCGGCTCGACGCACGCCGGGCGGCGCGTCGCCGAGCTGGCCGCGGCAACGGTGAAGAAGGTCGCGCTCGAACTCGGCGGCAAGTCAGCAGCGATCGTGCTCGACGACGCGGATCTCGCTGCGGCGGTCAAGGGCACGGTGTCGAACTGCCTGCTGAACTCCGGGCAGACGTGCTCGGCGCATACGCGGATGATCGTGCCGCGGGCGAAAGTCGACGAGGCGGCGACGCTCGCGGCAGCCGCCGCATCGTCGTTCAAGGTCGGCCCGGCGCTCGCCGAAGGCAGCCGCCTCGGGCCGCTGGTGTCGCAGGCGCAGCGCGACCGCGTCGTCGGCTACATCCGCCGCGGCCTCGACGAAGGCGCGCGCCTCGCGTGTGGTGGCGTCGACGCGGCGCCTGCGGGCGCCGGTTTCTTCGTCGCGCCAACGGTGCTCGTCGTCGAGGACCCGAAAGCGACGGTCGCGCAGGAGGAGATCTTCGGCCCGGTGCTCGTGATCGTGCCGCACGACGGCGACGAGGATGCGATCTTGCTGGCGAACGATTCGATCTACGGCCTCGCCGGCAGCGTGTGGGCCGGCACCGACGAACATGCGCTCGCGGTCGCGCGTCGCATCCGCACCGGCCAGGTCGATGTCAATGGCGCGCCGTGGAATCCGCTCGCGCCGTTCGGCGGCTACCGCCAGTCGGGCCTTGGGCGCGAGAACGGGGTGTACGGGCTCGAGGAATTCCTCGAGTACAAGGCGATCCAGCTGCGGCCGCGTTGA
- a CDS encoding OBAP family protein has product MSFRRMLRRSLALFVAGGFVPLVVPAGAAEPSPEPPGEEKSAKTTVLEAGARMLQGNSPLAPMDIHLSGFHPLKDDPEHQMEAHHFCHQVNEDFAQCVLFDGNETGANLNGVEYIISAKLFETLPDDEKPLWHPHNGEILSGQLMAPGIPEAAEKALMKGKMNSYGKTWHVWNTGTHSGAGDSLPLGPPRLAWSFNRDGEAQPGLVEQRDRRLEVDSAAKRRERAELQPLARPQAGVDALKGRFPRPTSPLPGVVERGESSETGRHE; this is encoded by the coding sequence ATGTCCTTCCGCCGAATGCTTCGCCGCAGCCTCGCCTTGTTCGTCGCAGGCGGCTTCGTCCCGCTGGTCGTACCGGCCGGCGCTGCCGAACCCTCCCCGGAACCTCCCGGCGAGGAGAAATCCGCGAAAACGACGGTGCTCGAAGCGGGCGCGCGGATGTTGCAGGGCAATTCGCCGCTGGCGCCGATGGATATCCATCTGTCCGGTTTTCATCCCCTCAAGGACGATCCCGAACACCAGATGGAGGCGCATCATTTCTGCCACCAGGTAAACGAGGATTTCGCGCAGTGCGTGCTGTTCGACGGCAACGAAACGGGCGCGAACCTCAACGGCGTCGAATACATCATCTCGGCGAAGCTGTTCGAGACGCTGCCCGACGATGAAAAGCCGCTGTGGCATCCGCACAACGGCGAAATCCTTTCCGGCCAGCTGATGGCGCCCGGCATCCCCGAGGCCGCCGAGAAGGCCCTGATGAAGGGCAAGATGAACAGCTACGGCAAGACGTGGCACGTATGGAACACCGGCACGCACAGCGGCGCGGGCGACAGCCTGCCGCTGGGACCGCCGCGGCTTGCGTGGTCCTTCAACCGCGACGGCGAAGCGCAGCCCGGGCTCGTGGAGCAGCGCGACCGGCGACTCGAGGTCGATAGCGCCGCGAAACGTCGCGAACGCGCCGAACTGCAACCGCTCGCCCGCCCGCAGGCCGGCGTCGACGCGCTGAAAGGAAGATTCCCGCGGCCGACGTCGCCGCTGCCCGGCGTTGTCGAGCGCGGGGAGTCGTCCGAAACAGGACGGCATGAATGA
- a CDS encoding NnrS family protein — protein sequence MKFSTHPVWLVGFRPFFILACLSGIVFPLAWAAIFANHAALPSQRFSGLQWHAHEMFFGFGWAVIGGFLLTASKNWVQIRGHHGPALMLLVALWLFERIGMFFGGSWPPALFALSNVAFLVAIVAMLLWTLLRHRATDSFRRDNYFFLLILPAFLLAKYLILSPEDFRAGWLMALGLFRVAFLVMMERTLTQFMKGIFQVELLRHPLLDTAIKLLAVSLALAGLMPPSLAATLSCVLALLLAIRFVFWKPQLGLRRLDLAVMYLGYLAIIAQLLLAALDIWAAPPWIGALALHVFTFGTMGLVIPAMLVRISKGHTGRKVVFEPADKLALWIMLAGFVLRIVLTQLDPARYELWIDLSALCWAACFGLLAWRYTPFLLQARIDGKEH from the coding sequence ATGAAATTCTCCACGCACCCCGTATGGCTGGTCGGGTTCCGACCTTTCTTCATCCTCGCCTGCCTGTCCGGCATCGTGTTTCCGCTGGCATGGGCGGCGATCTTCGCCAATCACGCGGCGCTGCCGTCGCAGCGCTTTTCCGGGCTGCAATGGCACGCGCACGAGATGTTCTTCGGCTTCGGCTGGGCGGTCATCGGCGGCTTCCTGCTCACGGCGTCGAAAAATTGGGTCCAGATCCGCGGCCATCACGGACCGGCGCTGATGCTGCTGGTGGCGTTGTGGTTGTTTGAGCGGATCGGCATGTTTTTCGGCGGAAGCTGGCCGCCCGCGCTGTTCGCGCTGTCCAACGTCGCGTTCCTCGTCGCGATCGTCGCGATGCTGCTGTGGACGCTCCTCCGGCATCGCGCGACCGACAGCTTTCGCCGCGACAACTACTTCTTTCTGCTGATCCTGCCCGCTTTCCTGCTGGCGAAGTACCTGATCCTGAGTCCGGAGGACTTTCGCGCCGGCTGGCTGATGGCGCTCGGGCTGTTCCGCGTCGCGTTCCTCGTGATGATGGAGCGCACGCTGACGCAGTTCATGAAAGGCATTTTCCAGGTCGAGCTGTTGCGCCATCCGCTGCTCGACACCGCGATCAAGCTGCTCGCGGTGTCGCTCGCGCTCGCCGGCCTCATGCCGCCGTCGCTCGCGGCGACGCTCTCGTGCGTGCTGGCGCTGCTCTTGGCAATCCGCTTCGTGTTCTGGAAGCCGCAGCTCGGGCTGCGCCGGCTCGACCTCGCGGTCATGTACCTGGGCTATCTCGCGATCATCGCCCAGTTGCTGCTCGCCGCGCTCGACATCTGGGCTGCGCCGCCATGGATCGGCGCGCTGGCGCTGCATGTGTTCACGTTCGGCACGATGGGGCTGGTGATCCCGGCAATGCTGGTACGCATCTCGAAAGGCCACACCGGACGCAAAGTGGTGTTCGAGCCGGCCGACAAGCTTGCGCTATGGATCATGCTCGCGGGCTTCGTGCTGCGCATCGTGCTGACGCAACTCGACCCCGCCCGCTACGAGCTGTGGATCGACCTGTCCGCGCTGTGCTGGGCGGCCTGCTTCGGCCTTCTCGCGTGGCGCTACACGCCTTTCCTGCTGCAGGCGCGGATCGACGGCAAGGAGCACTGA
- a CDS encoding asparaginase: MNATMCLPRHVPLVVATRGNAVESVHYGSIAVAGADGGLLCGAGDADFPVFTRSTLKPFQALPFVADGGPQRFGFSTEHVALMCASHSAEPRHVAAVSDMLARIGCSERDLQCGSHPPIFYAATGIPVPPDLVPTPLHHNCSGKHAGFLAWCRLHDEPSETYLDPDHPLQRAVRRTLASLLDCSEGELVAGTDGCGAPNYALALAQLARAYARLAAPAGDSDVAADFGVLFRAMIAHPEMVSGERRDDLALMQAAPGDWVAKGGAEGVQALGIASRGIGIAVKISDGGARAVRIATYAALEQLGLLPSDIRRLLQWRRDEIRNHTGVVTGWLVPVFRLS; encoded by the coding sequence ATGAACGCAACGATGTGTCTTCCGCGCCATGTGCCGCTCGTCGTCGCGACGCGCGGCAACGCCGTCGAATCGGTTCATTACGGGTCGATCGCCGTCGCGGGCGCGGACGGCGGGCTCCTGTGCGGGGCGGGCGATGCCGATTTCCCCGTCTTCACGCGCTCGACGCTCAAGCCGTTCCAGGCGCTCCCCTTCGTTGCCGACGGCGGTCCGCAGCGCTTCGGGTTCTCGACCGAGCACGTTGCGCTGATGTGCGCGAGCCACTCGGCCGAACCCCGGCATGTCGCGGCCGTTTCGGACATGCTCGCGCGGATCGGCTGCAGCGAGCGCGACCTGCAGTGCGGTTCGCATCCCCCGATTTTTTACGCTGCGACCGGAATCCCGGTGCCGCCCGATCTGGTGCCGACCCCGCTACATCACAACTGCTCCGGCAAGCACGCCGGCTTCCTCGCGTGGTGCCGCCTGCATGACGAGCCGAGCGAGACCTATCTCGACCCGGATCACCCGTTGCAGCGCGCGGTGCGGCGAACGTTGGCCAGCCTGCTCGACTGCAGCGAGGGTGAACTGGTTGCAGGGACGGACGGCTGCGGTGCGCCGAATTACGCGTTGGCCCTCGCGCAGCTCGCCCGGGCCTATGCACGGCTTGCGGCGCCGGCTGGCGACAGTGACGTCGCGGCCGACTTCGGTGTGCTTTTCAGGGCGATGATCGCTCATCCCGAAATGGTGTCCGGCGAACGGCGCGACGATCTGGCGCTGATGCAGGCTGCGCCGGGCGACTGGGTTGCGAAGGGCGGTGCCGAAGGGGTGCAGGCGCTCGGTATCGCCAGCCGCGGCATCGGCATCGCAGTCAAGATTTCGGACGGCGGGGCGCGGGCAGTGCGAATCGCAACGTATGCGGCACTCGAGCAACTCGGGCTGCTGCCGTCCGATATACGACGCCTGCTGCAATGGCGCCGCGACGAGATTCGCAACCACACCGGGGTCGTCACAGGCTGGCTCGTGCCGGTCTTCCGTCTGAGCTGA
- the yiaY gene encoding L-threonine dehydrogenase: MSTTTFFIPPVNLMGAGCLADAMAAIRSYGFRHALIVTDAGLARAGVADKVAALLAEQDIQATVFDGAKPNPTVGNVEAGLALLRDKQCDCVISLGGGSPHDCAKGIALVATNGGRIGDYEGVDRSAKPQLPLVAINTTAGTASEMTRFCIITDEARHIKMAIVDRNVTPILSVNDPTLMVAKPAALTAATGMDALTHAVEAYVSTAATPITDACALKAVTLIAANLRRAVADGNDLDAREQMAYAQFLAGMAFNNASLGYVHAMAHQLGGFYDLPHGVCNAVLLPHVEAFNASFSATRLADVARAMGADVDALDDAAAAEGCLAAIRRLAADVGIPAGLTQLGVKAEDIPTLAANALNDACGLTNPRPATQADIEAIFRGAL; this comes from the coding sequence ATGAGCACGACGACTTTCTTCATCCCCCCGGTCAACCTGATGGGCGCCGGCTGCCTCGCCGACGCGATGGCCGCGATCCGCAGTTACGGCTTTCGCCACGCGCTGATCGTCACCGACGCCGGCCTCGCCCGTGCCGGGGTCGCCGACAAGGTCGCGGCCCTCCTCGCCGAGCAGGACATCCAGGCGACGGTGTTCGACGGCGCGAAGCCGAATCCGACCGTCGGCAACGTCGAGGCCGGCCTCGCGCTGCTGCGCGACAAGCAGTGCGACTGCGTGATCTCGCTCGGCGGCGGCTCGCCGCACGACTGCGCGAAAGGCATCGCGCTCGTCGCCACCAACGGCGGGCGGATCGGCGACTACGAAGGGGTCGACCGCTCGGCCAAGCCGCAGCTGCCGCTCGTCGCGATCAACACGACCGCCGGCACCGCGAGCGAGATGACGCGCTTTTGCATCATCACCGACGAAGCGCGCCACATCAAAATGGCGATCGTCGACCGCAACGTCACGCCGATCCTGTCGGTCAACGACCCGACGCTGATGGTCGCGAAGCCCGCCGCGCTGACTGCCGCGACCGGTATGGACGCGCTGACGCACGCGGTCGAAGCCTACGTGTCGACCGCGGCGACGCCAATCACCGACGCGTGCGCACTGAAGGCGGTAACGCTGATCGCGGCGAACCTGCGCCGCGCGGTCGCCGACGGCAACGACCTCGACGCGCGCGAGCAGATGGCCTATGCGCAGTTCCTCGCCGGCATGGCGTTCAACAACGCATCGCTCGGCTATGTGCACGCGATGGCACATCAGCTCGGCGGGTTCTATGACCTGCCGCACGGCGTGTGCAACGCGGTGCTGCTGCCGCACGTCGAGGCGTTCAACGCGAGCTTTTCGGCCACGCGCCTTGCAGACGTCGCGCGCGCGATGGGCGCCGACGTCGATGCGCTCGACGACGCCGCGGCGGCAGAAGGTTGTCTTGCCGCGATCCGCCGACTCGCTGCCGATGTCGGCATCCCGGCCGGGCTGACGCAGCTCGGCGTCAAAGCGGAAGACATCCCGACGCTCGCCGCAAACGCGCTGAATGATGCCTGCGGCCTGACGAACCCGCGCCCGGCCACGCAGGCCGACATCGAGGCGATCTTCCGCGGCGCGCTGTAA
- a CDS encoding DUF2474 family protein has translation MREPVEARAAATPARGWLRRIGWLVLIWAVSVAVVMVVAAVLRVVMRSVGLAP, from the coding sequence ATGCGCGAACCGGTCGAGGCGCGAGCGGCCGCGACGCCGGCGCGTGGATGGCTCAGGCGCATCGGCTGGCTCGTGTTGATCTGGGCCGTCAGCGTCGCCGTGGTCATGGTCGTCGCCGCGGTACTGCGCGTCGTGATGCGCTCGGTGGGGCTCGCGCCGTAG
- the adh gene encoding aldehyde dehydrogenase, producing MNKLDPARYGLNLKGRYGNYIGGQWLPPVAGRHFDNITPITGKPLCEIPRSDEQDVELALDAAHKAKAAWGRTSAAERAGVLNRIADRMEANLETLAQVETWDNGKPIRETRAADIPLAIDHFRYFAACVRAQEGSLGEIDHTTVAYHFHEPLGVVGQIIPWNFPLLMAAWKLAPALAAGNCVVLKPAEQTPLSILVFAELVGDLLPPGVLNIVNGFGVEAGKPLASSKRIAKIAFTGETGTGRLIMGYASQNLIPVTLELGGKSPNIFFDDVAAQDDAFFDKAIEGFVMFALNQGEVCTCPSRALIHESIYERFIERALKRVAEIRQGNPLDPATMIGAQASREQMDKIQSYLAIGRDEGAELLAGGERAHLDGELEGGFYIQPTVFRGHNKMRIFQEEIFGPVVSVTTFKDRDEALAIANDTPFGLGAGVWTRNINTAFHMGRHIEAGRVWTNCYHAYPAHAAFGGYKQSGMGRETHKMMLDHYQQTKNLLVSYSEDKLGFF from the coding sequence ATGAACAAGCTTGACCCCGCCCGCTACGGCCTGAACCTGAAAGGCCGCTACGGCAACTACATCGGCGGCCAGTGGCTGCCGCCGGTCGCCGGGCGCCACTTCGACAACATCACCCCGATCACCGGCAAGCCGCTCTGCGAGATTCCGCGCTCCGACGAGCAGGACGTCGAGCTCGCGCTCGATGCCGCGCACAAGGCCAAGGCCGCGTGGGGCCGGACGAGCGCCGCCGAGCGCGCAGGGGTGCTGAACCGCATCGCCGACCGCATGGAAGCGAACCTCGAGACGCTCGCGCAGGTCGAGACCTGGGACAACGGCAAGCCGATCCGCGAGACGCGCGCGGCCGATATCCCGCTCGCAATCGACCACTTCCGCTACTTCGCCGCATGCGTGCGCGCGCAGGAAGGCAGCCTCGGCGAGATCGACCACACCACGGTCGCGTACCACTTCCACGAGCCGCTCGGCGTCGTCGGCCAGATCATCCCGTGGAACTTCCCGCTGCTGATGGCGGCGTGGAAGCTCGCGCCGGCGCTCGCCGCCGGCAACTGCGTGGTGCTCAAGCCGGCCGAGCAGACGCCGCTGTCGATCCTCGTGTTCGCGGAACTGGTCGGCGATCTGCTGCCGCCGGGCGTGCTCAACATCGTCAACGGCTTCGGCGTCGAGGCAGGCAAGCCGCTCGCGTCGAGCAAGCGGATTGCGAAGATCGCCTTCACCGGCGAAACCGGCACCGGCCGGCTGATCATGGGCTACGCGAGCCAGAACCTGATTCCGGTGACGCTCGAGCTCGGCGGCAAGTCGCCGAACATCTTCTTCGACGATGTCGCAGCGCAGGACGACGCGTTCTTCGACAAGGCGATCGAAGGCTTCGTGATGTTCGCGCTGAACCAGGGCGAAGTGTGCACCTGCCCGAGCCGCGCGCTGATTCATGAATCGATCTACGAGCGCTTCATCGAGCGCGCATTGAAACGCGTCGCCGAGATCCGCCAGGGCAACCCGCTCGATCCGGCCACGATGATCGGCGCTCAGGCCTCGCGCGAGCAGATGGACAAGATCCAGAGCTACCTCGCGATTGGGCGCGACGAAGGTGCCGAGCTACTCGCCGGCGGCGAGCGTGCGCACCTCGACGGCGAGCTCGAAGGCGGCTTCTACATCCAACCGACGGTGTTCCGCGGCCACAACAAGATGCGCATCTTCCAGGAGGAGATTTTCGGCCCGGTGGTGTCGGTGACGACGTTCAAGGACCGCGACGAGGCGCTCGCGATCGCGAACGACACGCCGTTCGGGCTCGGCGCCGGCGTATGGACGCGCAACATCAACACCGCGTTCCACATGGGCCGCCACATCGAAGCCGGCCGCGTATGGACGAACTGCTACCACGCCTACCCGGCGCACGCAGCGTTCGGCGGCTACAAGCAGTCGGGCATGGGCCGCGAGACGCACAAGATGATGCTCGATCACTACCAGCAGACGAAGAACCTGCTCGTGAGCTACAGCGAAGACAAGCTCGGCTTCTTCTGA
- a CDS encoding 3'-5' exonuclease family protein translates to MFDPPTCLIPDFLRPAGLAFVDIETTGTTASHDSITEIAIIEIGEDGVREWSSLVRPDSRIPDYIERMTGISNHMVADAPTFAELAETVFDRLHERVFVAHNARFDHGFIRAAFRRLGVDFRPKVLCTVRLSRRLYPQERRHNLDALIARHGLEVEAQHRALGDAQALWQFWQRVHRQFGAAHLEPMLRELLGRPALPPHLDFDVIDAIPDAPGVYLFYGENDLPLYIGKSKHLRTRVLAHFGADHRNSREMTLSQQVRRIDWIVTAGEIGALLKEAELIKSLLPTMNRKLRRSRELCSWELQPQADGGWRPELVHASDLDFGRQEHLYGLFRTRRAAIEALRKIAAEQQLCPPLLGLEKPAGDGRCFTHQLHRCKGACAGGESRRLHGARLMLALHDLRVEHWPYPGPVGIREGDAMHVVDSWCYLGTASSEVELHALLEAGRPSFELDAYRILVKAMRGAKVVDLRDIAAASRAPA, encoded by the coding sequence GTGTTCGATCCGCCTACCTGCCTGATCCCCGACTTTCTGCGCCCCGCAGGCCTTGCGTTCGTCGACATCGAAACCACCGGCACCACCGCGTCGCACGACTCGATCACCGAAATCGCGATCATCGAGATCGGCGAGGACGGGGTGCGGGAGTGGTCGAGCCTCGTGCGGCCCGACAGCCGCATCCCCGATTACATCGAAAGGATGACCGGCATCTCGAACCACATGGTCGCGGACGCGCCGACTTTCGCCGAACTCGCCGAAACGGTCTTCGACCGGCTGCATGAGCGGGTTTTCGTCGCGCACAACGCGCGCTTCGACCACGGCTTCATCCGCGCGGCGTTCCGGCGACTCGGCGTCGATTTCCGGCCGAAAGTGCTGTGCACCGTGCGGCTGTCGCGCCGCCTCTATCCGCAGGAGCGGCGACACAACCTCGATGCGCTGATCGCGCGACACGGGCTGGAAGTCGAAGCGCAGCATCGGGCGCTCGGCGATGCCCAGGCACTGTGGCAATTCTGGCAGCGTGTGCATCGGCAGTTCGGCGCAGCGCACCTCGAGCCGATGCTGCGCGAACTCCTCGGCCGTCCGGCGCTGCCGCCGCATCTCGACTTCGACGTGATCGACGCGATACCCGATGCGCCGGGCGTCTATCTTTTCTACGGCGAAAACGACCTGCCGCTCTACATCGGCAAAAGCAAGCACTTGCGCACGCGTGTGCTGGCGCATTTCGGTGCCGATCACCGCAACAGCCGGGAGATGACGCTTTCGCAGCAGGTGCGCCGCATCGACTGGATCGTCACCGCGGGCGAGATCGGCGCGTTGCTGAAGGAAGCCGAACTGATCAAGTCGCTGCTGCCGACGATGAACCGCAAGCTGCGCCGCAGCCGCGAACTGTGCAGCTGGGAGCTCCAGCCGCAAGCCGACGGCGGCTGGCGGCCGGAGCTGGTCCATGCGAGCGACCTCGATTTCGGCCGCCAGGAGCACCTCTACGGCCTGTTCCGCACGCGCCGCGCGGCGATCGAGGCGCTGCGCAAGATCGCGGCCGAGCAGCAGCTGTGTCCGCCGCTGCTCGGCCTGGAGAAGCCCGCGGGCGACGGCCGCTGCTTCACGCACCAGCTGCACCGCTGCAAGGGCGCGTGCGCAGGGGGCGAGTCGCGCCGACTGCACGGCGCCCGCCTGATGCTCGCGCTGCACGACCTGCGGGTCGAGCACTGGCCCTATCCGGGTCCGGTGGGCATCCGCGAGGGCGACGCAATGCACGTCGTCGACAGCTGGTGTTACCTCGGAACCGCGTCGTCGGAAGTCGAGTTGCACGCGCTCCTCGAGGCGGGGCGGCCGAGTTTCGAACTGGACGCGTACCGCATCCTCGTGAAGGCGATGCGCGGTGCGAAAGTCGTCGATTTGCGGGACATCGCGGCCGCGTCTCGTGCCCCGGCCTGA